The following are from one region of the Deltaproteobacteria bacterium genome:
- a CDS encoding LLM class flavin-dependent oxidoreductase, with product MRFGIHAGPQDCTLADLRRLWRVADDEGFHWCSVWDHVYSVSDLADPAKPAFEGVATMAALAAETRRVRVGCLVFCVCYRPVGVLAKAAVTIDHVSGGRCELGIGAGWNELECRAFGIPFPPIRERLDLLEETAAVLRRLFDGERVTFEGRQVRLADALCDPRPLQPRLRLWIGGQGERRLLRIVARHADGWNAPFLAPEVFADRNATLDRWCARERRDPRAITRTVNLGLALGRDEAAVRRQEENLRLMFGPMTDLVRPGILVGTPAQVVDRIGAYAKAGAEWVILALRAPFDWEGLDLFVRDVLPAFRS from the coding sequence ATGCGCTTCGGCATCCATGCGGGCCCGCAGGACTGCACCCTGGCCGACCTCCGCCGCCTGTGGCGGGTGGCGGACGACGAGGGCTTTCACTGGTGCTCGGTCTGGGATCACGTCTACTCGGTGTCGGACCTCGCCGACCCGGCGAAGCCCGCCTTCGAGGGCGTCGCGACGATGGCGGCGCTCGCCGCCGAGACACGCCGGGTGCGCGTCGGCTGCCTCGTGTTCTGCGTCTGCTACCGGCCGGTCGGCGTGCTCGCCAAGGCGGCGGTGACGATCGACCACGTGAGCGGCGGCCGGTGCGAGCTCGGCATCGGGGCGGGGTGGAACGAGCTCGAATGCCGGGCCTTCGGCATCCCGTTCCCGCCCATCCGCGAGCGGCTCGACCTCCTCGAGGAGACGGCCGCGGTGCTCCGCCGGCTCTTCGACGGGGAACGCGTCACGTTCGAGGGACGCCAGGTGCGCCTCGCCGACGCGCTCTGCGATCCGCGGCCCCTCCAGCCTCGGCTGCGTCTCTGGATCGGCGGGCAGGGGGAGCGTCGCCTGCTCCGCATCGTCGCGCGCCACGCCGACGGCTGGAACGCGCCGTTCCTCGCGCCCGAGGTCTTCGCGGATCGCAACGCCACGCTCGATCGCTGGTGCGCGCGCGAGCGCCGGGACCCGCGTGCCATCACGCGGACCGTGAACCTGGGGCTGGCCCTCGGGCGCGACGAGGCCGCCGTGCGACGGCAGGAGGAGAACCTCCGCCTCATGTTCGGGCCGATGACCGACCTCGTCCGCCCGGGCATCCTGGTCGGCACCCCTGCCCAGGTGGTGGATCGCATCGGCGCGTATGCAAAAGCCGGCGCCGAATGGGTGATCCTCGCCCTCCGCGCGCCGTTCGACTGGGAGGGCCTCGACCTCTTCGTCCGCGACGTCCTGCCGGCCTTTCGGAGCTGA